Genomic window (Oryza sativa Japonica Group chromosome 3, ASM3414082v1):
gcgtcgacggcgtcgagCTGCCGGTCTCGTGGGCCGTCACGCAGCCGGGGCccaccggcgacgagctcggGTGGGCAGGgtacctcgccgtcgccgccatggtcCGCGACGCCGGGCTCTGCCTCCGCGTCTCGCTCGACACCCACGGCTCCGCGCTCCCCGCCtgggtcgcggcggcggcggccgccgaccCCGACATCCTCTTCGCCGACCGCTCCGGGAACCGCCGCGACGGGTGCCTCTCCTTCGCCGTCGACGAGCTCCCGGTTCTTGGCGGCAAGTCGCCGCTCCAGGCCTACGAGGCCTTCTTCcgcagcttcgccgccgccttccatgACTTCTTGGGCTCGACTGTCACGGTAAGCGAAATCAAGAACACCTTCGTCTCGTTCTCGAAGTTGCAGTGTTTCTTAATACTAGTTTTTGTTGGATTCTGTAGGATGTGACGGTGAGCTTGGGTCCCAATGGCGAGCTCAAGTACCCTTCGTATCCGCCTGGgagcgacggcgccggcggctatGGCGGCGCGGGCGAATTCCAGTGCTACGACAGGCACATGCTGGCGCGGCTGAAGCGGCACGCCGTGGCGGCGGGGCAGCCGCTGTGGGGCTTGTCGGGGCCGCACGACGCGCCGCGGTACGGCGAGTCGCCGGAGAGCTCCACCTTCTTCAGGTCCCCGGGGGGCTCGTGGGAGACCGCGTACGGGGGCTTCTTCCTGTCGTGGTACGCCGGGGAGCTCCTCGCGCACGGCGACCGCGTCCTGGCCGCGGCGCGCAGGGTGTTCGACGGCGAGCCCGTCGAGCTGTCCGCGAAGGTGCCGCTCCCGCGGTCGCGCCCCGCGGAGGCCACCGCGGGGCTCCACGGCGGGTACGGCCCCGTCGCCGAGATGTTCGCGCGGCGCGGGTGCACGGTGATCGCCTCGGGCATGGACgggtccgcggcggcggcggcggtcctcGCCCAGGTCAAGGCCGCCtgcgcggagcacggcgcgcggctcgccggcgagagcgcgtcgctcgccgtggcgcgcgacggcgacggcgcccccgGCGCGTGGGGCGGCCTGCTCGCCGCCGAGCGCACGCGGCCGTGCCACTTCACGTACCAGCGGATGGGCGCGGAGTTCTTCTCGCCGGACCACTGGCCGCTGTTCGTGCAGCTGGTGCGCGCCATGGAGTGCCCCGAGGAGGCGCACGAGGAcgacctccccgccgccgccggcgacggcggccggctcgccgtgccgtccggcggccgcgccgcagAAGACGCCACCGCGAAGCAGGCGCAGACAGTGTAGACGCAGCTGGCACGCTGCGACTCGTAGCTGTACATATGTGCAGTAGTAATACCAGTATACTGCTGTAATTACAGCAGTACAATTTACTATTACTACTCCATTTTTATTAGGAAAATCAGCGGTAAATTCTCAGTGTGTAGCTGAGAATTATGAGATGGATGATGCCCCCTGTATTAGTGGGGTCAAATGAGTATTTGTCAAAAATGGTATTTTGTAATGATCTTATGATCGAGATGAGAGATTGTATTCTAGTGATGCTATTGCATCATTGTTACCTCAAGAATCAGAACATGAGACGTGTACCCCAATAATTCTTTTGTCCATGACATTGCAATGCTTATACGATGATGATTGATGCATGATTAACATACGTAATCTGCATGATTAGCTCGCGTTGGAAGAACACGAGCTTCTTATCCTCAACTGAGATTAGGTCCAACAAAATACTGCTTCGGATTAACAAATACACACAGTTTTGGCTCTCAGATACATCCTGATACCATGGTAACCACTAGTTTCTTACTCAGTAGAATTTATAAGGCCCATTAGGCATTATAAAAACGCTCGACTCAAATCAACAAATGATTACCGTATGTATTCGTCAACATATAGTAGTATATACAAGTCAGAATGTGAAGTTCACCGCTGAAACGTTTGTAGCTTCTCTCGCTTTTGCCCTTTcccaaaaataatttaataaaaaataattaccaTTTTACCCTTCCACCTTCCATACCTGATTGCCCTTTTAATACCTTTTTTCAGGTACCTTCTCTCTATCATATCTGATCAAGGGTCCTAATTAATTTCAAGCATTGAAGAAGATCTCTACTAACAAATCACACAATCCACAACACTGCTTTTGACACTGTTCTCAGCACTGCAGCCTATTACTCCATGTATTACACTAATTTAAAGAACACATcaagttgcaacttgcaacacACAACTTGGCATTTTTGGCTACACAAGCCTGCCGTTTACAATGTAAATTGGGGGAGattaaaaagaagaagaaactcTCTAGGTTTCAACAGCCGGCACCGCCCAAGAATGTGtaacaattagaaaaaaaaaacaaactagaaCAGAATTACAAGCCAGGAGGCCAGAAAGATCACAGGTGGCTATTATGTacactgcagcagcagcatccgGGGCAGCAACTTCAGGAGATGGacttggtgtttttttttctgcccaAATCCAAACAAATCCTTGTGCTTCAATGTCAAGCGTGACTCGTGCACGCTACGCCTGCCGATCCAGCTTATCATGCTTCCACGGTTCGTCCTTCATCCAGCACCTGCAGGTACATTGCATTCGCGGCCAAAAATCTTGATTAGGATGCGGTTCATCTGATTGTGATTTAGCTGCATGAATGCAGCTATGCCTGGACAGTGATGGAAAACAACTGCGCAACTGCAGCTTAAGAGGTATTTTTGCGAGTTCCATTGGCAACTCGTCAGCCTATAAACCAAGgctaaatttgaatttttgaaactTAATTTCAGATTGGTCTACGTGGTTTTCTTATTGTTTTCTATTTAAACCGCTAAGAGTAGAAACATAAAATCCCTactctaaaattatttttctttgctTCGTGTCACGTTTCATGGCACATAAACCGTACCCAAGCAAGTATGCAACTGTAGTTTACAGAACAGGCTGAATCAGTAGTGATTACGGAGCTAAGGGTAAAACACAGAGGGCAGCTATCATCTGGTGCAAATTGCATACATGTGTTGCCATCTATTCTCTTCTGATGTGACATCCCAACAGAAAAGCTCGATTTGCATATGGGCAGACCGATGAATTCAGATATGCCTAACAGCCAGCTCAGATTTTGGATCAACTACTGCTCTACTAGTACTCCTAATCTGACTATCTAGTGTCTGAAGTTTGGAAGGTTCTGAAAATGTGAGTCAGCTTTCATAATACTGTTGAAGAAACAATTAGGTAAACTGAAGACCATCTAGATAAAAGCAAGTATTAAGTGTCATTATATCAAGCAGGGTAAGTAACCATGTGTAAATGTCGATAGTAGTAAAGCTGAATAGAGAGAAATGATCACCTTATCTCATTCACAGGCTATTTTGGTATCAAAACTGCTCAGACAGATTGCAAATGATTGAAATGCTGATATCGGATAACGGTAGTCCATGGTGAACAAGTCCTTCCCAATCTTTCCAAACTGGAGAATCACCTTGTCCTGCTCCTGGTTAGTTGGCCCATTTTCATCAGACGCCACCAGCTGAAAGTTTTTCACTGAGGCAACAGTAACCCGTCCACGGAAGTTGAGGCACCAACATTGCAGTTGCTCATGCCACCTAGGAGATTTATTCTTCAGAACCAGCTTTTCTTCCTTCTGAGTGGATAATTGTGAAGTTGCACTATCTATTCGAGCTGATTTTGATCTGAAGAATGAAATTGATGGGAAAGAGTCGAGGCCACTGAGAGGAAATTCAGTCTGTGTCGGAGCTTTCCCACCCTCTTGAACAGCTGATGTGGGGATGGAATCCATAATGCAGTTCATCCTTCTTGGACCTCTGCAATAGGAATGCATCACAAAAATCACTGCAATTTTCTACGAAGTATTGTAGAAGCAGTCAAATCTAGCATGCAAAGTCAATCAACAATGAAAAGGTTGCGTATATGGAATTATGACAGCTGGTCAGCCGCCTTCTCTATATAATTATTCCTAGCCATGTGTGCTCAAATAACAGCCAGAAGGCTCACGGAGTTGTGATGTTATCACCACTTTTATCATTAGAgccttttcttaaaaaatagattcagCATGTCTAATTGATCAATCATGCAATTGCAGTAATCACCACTGTGATTCTAACTATCGATGAATTCACATATTAAGGTCTCAGGTGTTGATGACAATATTTACCAATACTATCCATAGATTTACTCGGCATAACACAAGTGCTGATTCAATACCTTGCACCCAAAACATTCAATTCGTAGGAAATATGTGAAACTGGGTAATTCCCGGCAGGAACTCTCGGGGAGACTTGGTTCAGACCAACCACACGTGCAGACCGACTTTTTGAGACAACAGCTCCATCATATGGTGGATGGGCATCATAGACGGTAAACTTTGTTCCGAGAAAGTTTGACCTGTTAAAACAAAGGTGGTTAGCTGGTTCTTTTAATTGTTATTGTAGGCTATATTTTTAGATCTgtaagaaacaaacaaaaaaaagatataacTGAAGATTAAGTTTGAGTAATGCACTTGACATCCAAATACATACAGTTTTGTTCTAAGTTGAATGAATAGTTTAGATGTGAAATGCATAGCACTTCAATTTCTTGTACTTTCCAAATTCTAACACTTACAGCAAAAGGAGAGGGGGAAAAATGCCATGTGATGCTTTTATATGAAACAGCCTATAGTACATCTAAAGGGCCTTCCTTACACATACTACTAAAGAAACTAGGAACAAATTTAGCTTTAGCTTTTCAGTGATGAAATCTCAAAAGATCACCTTAGCTTGCCAATATAGGTGTTGCTCCCCTTTGACATATCACTCATGTCAAGGGAAATCAGGTAGTCTGTGCATGTGGGCTTCCTGCATTTGCGTGCAGCAAGTAGGAACTTCCCATCATCGGCAAGTGCTGTAAAAAGAAACTTCCCGAAAATAGTAAGCATATATCCATTATACGCCAGCATAGCTGTACTTAATTTGGCGTACCAGGGGTGGATAAACAGCATACCTTCTGTGAGCCCAATATACAGATAATATGTCTGAGTAGTCCGGTTTCTTCTTATGAAACATTTAAGAGTGCCGTCTCTTGGGCCAGGCTGCACATC
Coding sequences:
- the LOC4332845 gene encoding tubby-like F-box protein 6, with product MSFRSLIQEMRDEFGSISRHSLRSRSHRGGGGAPRVAAVGPAEAAAMQQSCWAQLPPELLREVLVRIEESEVWWPSRRDVVACAGVCRSWRGITKEIVRVPEASGKLTFPISLKQPGPRDGTLKCFIRRNRTTQTYYLYIGLTEALADDGKFLLAARKCRKPTCTDYLISLDMSDMSKGSNTYIGKLRSNFLGTKFTVYDAHPPYDGAVVSKSRSARVVGLNQVSPRVPAGNYPVSHISYELNVLGARGPRRMNCIMDSIPTSAVQEGGKAPTQTEFPLSGLDSFPSISFFRSKSARIDSATSQLSTQKEEKLVLKNKSPRWHEQLQCWCLNFRGRVTVASVKNFQLVASDENGPTNQEQDKVILQFGKIGKDLFTMDYRYPISAFQSFAICLSSFDTKIACE
- the LOC4332844 gene encoding inactive beta-amylase 9 is translated as MEAVLMQQAAAAAAVVARPARRRCTGEEVVGGRRPGLVRLGFARRRWSRLRLSPARAHLAVDRSREAGEEAAAVVEEEGEAAVRLFVGLPSDVVTADGRAVNRGKAVSAGLRALKLLGVDGVELPVSWAVTQPGPTGDELGWAGYLAVAAMVRDAGLCLRVSLDTHGSALPAWVAAAAAADPDILFADRSGNRRDGCLSFAVDELPVLGGKSPLQAYEAFFRSFAAAFHDFLGSTVTDVTVSLGPNGELKYPSYPPGSDGAGGYGGAGEFQCYDRHMLARLKRHAVAAGQPLWGLSGPHDAPRYGESPESSTFFRSPGGSWETAYGGFFLSWYAGELLAHGDRVLAAARRVFDGEPVELSAKVPLPRSRPAEATAGLHGGYGPVAEMFARRGCTVIASGMDGSAAAAAVLAQVKAACAEHGARLAGESASLAVARDGDGAPGAWGGLLAAERTRPCHFTYQRMGAEFFSPDHWPLFVQLVRAMECPEEAHEDDLPAAAGDGGRLAVPSGGRAAEDATAKQAQTV